From a single Sander vitreus isolate 19-12246 chromosome 2, sanVit1, whole genome shotgun sequence genomic region:
- the aimp1a gene encoding aminoacyl tRNA synthase complex-interacting multifunctional protein 1a: protein MFLARSLFKMSSPNPLLRLEQRAAEADQIIEYLKQQVQLLKDKAIVQASVREEKKLMVENAKLKNDIEELKKQLLEKEKKRGVQAVPMPSGDNSDECILKPTPPKPSGPAPSASPAAAVQSAPPKDESKKKKPEKKGGDKAEKKQAAPNQEDAKVDVSRLDLRVGRIITAEKHPDADSLYVEQVDVGEASPRTVVSGLVKHIPLDQMQNRMAVLLCNLKPAKMRGVVSQAMVMCASSPDKVEILDPPSGSAPGDRLTFQGFPGEPDKELNPKKKVWEQVQPDLRTDGQCVATYKGAAFEVAGKGVCKAQTMSNSGIK from the exons AT GTTTTTAGCTCGCTCCTTGTTCAAGATGTCAAGTCCCAATCCTTTATTGAGGCTGGAGCAGCGAGCAGCCGAGGCTGACCAGATCATCGAGTACCTGAAACAACAAGTCCAGCTGCTAAAGGATAAAGCCA TCGTCCAGGCCAGTgtcagagaagagaagaagctGATGGTGGAGAATGCCAAACTGAAGAATGACATTGAGGAACTGAAAAAACAGCTgctggaaaaagagaagaagaggggaG TGCAGGCAGTGCCCATGCCATCGGGCGACAACAGTGACGAGTGCATTTTGAAGCCCACCCCTCCCAAACCCTCTGGGCCAGCTCCCTCTGCttcccctgctgctgctgtccagaGCGCCCCTCCCAAAGACGAGAGTAAAAAGAAGAAGCCAGAGAAAAAAG GAGGGGATAAGGCAGAGAAGAAGCAGGCAGCGCCCAACCAAGAAGATGCCAAGGTGGACGTGTCTCGTCTGGACCTGCGCGTTGGACGTATAATCACAGCTGAGAAGCACCCAGACGCCGACAGTCTCTATGTGGAGCAGGTGGATGTGGGGGAGGCTTCTCCGAGGACGGTGGTCAGCGGGTTGGTCAAGCACATACCTCTGGACCAG ATGCAAAACCGCATGGCAGTTCTGCTATGTAACCTGAAGCCAGCCAAGATGAGAGGAGTGGTGTCCCAGGCTATGGTCATGTGTGCCAGCTCACCAGACAAGGTCGAAATTCTGGATCCCCCAAGTGGATCAGCACCAGGGGACAGACTTACTTTCCAGGGATTCCCAG GTGAACCAGACAAAGAGCTGAACCCAAAAAAGAAAGTGTGGGAGCAGGTTCAGCCAGACCTACGCACAGACGGCCAGTGTGTTGCAACCTACAAGGGAGCTGCCTTTGAAGTCGCCGGCAAGGGAGTGTGCAAAGCCCAAACCATGAGCAACAgtggaataaaataa